The Spirochaetota bacterium genome has a segment encoding these proteins:
- a CDS encoding flagellin, which translates to MIINHNLSAINANRVLKFQHWNVDHSMEKLSSGMRINRAGDDASGLAVSEKMRSQIMGLRQAERNTEDGMSMIQTAEGYLQEVNDIIQRMRVLAVQSSNGIYTQEDRQYIQVEISELVDEVDRIASQAEFNKMKLLLGDFSRLNPKASMWFHMGPNMHQRERVFIQTMTAVGLGVRDSVGRPISLSTADFANRSIGFFDEAIHIISKQRADLGAYYNRLEHAAKGLMNAYENTQASESRIRDADMAETTVDYTKSMILVQSGTAMLSQANNRAQTILELLR; encoded by the coding sequence ATGATCATCAATCACAACCTGTCTGCCATCAATGCCAACCGTGTCCTGAAATTTCAACACTGGAACGTTGACCACTCAATGGAAAAGCTTTCCTCCGGCATGAGAATCAATCGGGCCGGCGACGACGCTTCCGGCCTTGCCGTATCCGAAAAAATGAGATCTCAGATAATGGGCCTTCGCCAGGCGGAGCGCAACACCGAAGACGGCATGTCAATGATCCAGACCGCCGAAGGATACCTTCAGGAAGTCAACGACATCATACAGCGCATGAGGGTCCTCGCGGTCCAGTCTTCCAACGGCATATACACGCAGGAAGACCGGCAGTATATCCAGGTGGAGATTTCCGAGCTTGTCGATGAAGTCGATCGCATTGCCTCGCAGGCCGAGTTCAATAAGATGAAGCTTCTCCTGGGCGATTTCTCCCGGTTGAATCCGAAAGCCTCCATGTGGTTTCACATGGGTCCGAACATGCACCAGCGCGAGCGGGTATTCATCCAGACCATGACCGCCGTCGGACTGGGAGTCCGTGATTCCGTCGGCAGGCCCATAAGCCTCTCGACAGCTGACTTTGCCAACCGCAGCATCGGCTTCTTTGATGAAGCAATACATATTATTTCAAAACAGAGGGCCGACCTGGGCGCCTATTACAATCGCCTTGAACACGCGGCGAAGGGGCTCATGAACGCCTATGAAAATACCCAGGCGTCTGAAAGCCGCATCCGCGATGCCGACATGGCGGAAACGACCGTCGATTACACCAAATCCATGATCCTGGTCCAGAGCGGGACCGCCATGCTGTCTCAGGCCAATAACAGGGCCCAGACCATACTGGAGTTATTGCGTTAG
- a CDS encoding flagellin — MIINHNMSAINSHRALKFKHWDVNKSMEKLSSGMRINRAGDDASGLAVSEKMRTQIQGLRQAERNTEDGMSFIQTAEGYLDNTSALLQRIRVLAIQSSNGIYTQEDRQLIQVEVSALVDEVDRIASQAEFNKFKLLLGDYARTNPKASMWFHMGPNMHQRERVYIGTMTAEGLNLKERTGRFLVNLSTAEGSNKAIGSIDDSLHKIAKQRADLGAYYNRLEFAAKGLMSAYENIQASESRIRDADMAESLTDLSKDQILVQSGTAMLAQANMKTRTVLQLLGG, encoded by the coding sequence ATGATAATCAATCACAACATGAGTGCGATCAACTCCCACAGGGCGTTGAAGTTCAAGCACTGGGACGTTAACAAATCAATGGAGAAGCTGTCCTCCGGTATGAGGATCAACCGGGCCGGCGACGACGCTTCGGGTCTTGCCGTATCTGAGAAGATGAGAACCCAGATCCAGGGCCTGCGTCAGGCGGAACGGAACACCGAGGATGGAATGTCCTTCATCCAGACCGCGGAAGGGTATCTTGACAACACGTCTGCCCTGCTGCAGCGGATCAGGGTGCTGGCGATCCAGTCTTCCAACGGCATCTATACCCAGGAAGATCGTCAGCTCATCCAGGTCGAAGTTTCTGCTCTCGTAGACGAAGTCGACCGGATAGCTTCCCAAGCCGAGTTCAACAAATTCAAACTGCTGCTCGGCGATTATGCCCGGACCAACCCGAAAGCCTCCATGTGGTTCCACATGGGTCCGAACATGCACCAGCGTGAGCGGGTCTATATAGGCACCATGACCGCGGAAGGCTTGAATCTGAAGGAACGGACCGGCAGATTTCTTGTTAATCTCAGTACCGCTGAAGGTTCGAATAAGGCTATCGGCTCGATCGACGACTCTCTGCATAAGATCGCAAAACAGAGAGCCGACCTTGGCGCTTACTACAACCGTCTCGAATTTGCTGCGAAAGGTTTAATGAGTGCCTATGAGAATATTCAAGCATCTGAAAGCCGTATCCGCGATGCTGACATGGCTGAGTCGTTAACCGATCTGTCCAAGGATCAGATACTCGTTCAGAGTGGAACTGCCATGCTTGCTCAGGCAAACATGAAGACAAGGACAGTATTACAGCTTCTCGGTGGTTAA